The following is a genomic window from Apodemus sylvaticus chromosome 10, mApoSyl1.1, whole genome shotgun sequence.
GACAGACTAGGTGGCAATGTCagtctccccccgcccccccatctCCATACCTGGCGTATAGGTTCTGGGATCCGGAACCTACAGCAGTGGTGGGTGAGGCGCACAGCAACCTCCAAACTTATTCTGTGGCCCACAGAGACATAGAGGGGCTTGGTGCTGTGGTCATGGCTCTTCAGGGCCTGTGGAAGGAGGAGTCACACATGGCTGGGGCAGTGTTCCTGTGGAGCAGGGCCAGCCTCAGGACTGAGGAGTTCCCAGGGTGAAGGGAAGGACTCTGGGATCATTAGCCTCGGGCATCTCCAAGTGCATGGGGTGAATGTAGCCAGAGGAGGAGGTGACCCAGCATACCCAGGGTGGCTGCAGGATGTGTAGGGAACAGGGTTCAGCCTGCACAAAGCGCATGTGTGCATGAGCTGccttgagctgccatgtggcatGGCCTAGTGGGCCCCGAGCCTGGACAGGGCATAGCTTTCTGGCCACTCACCATTCCCAGGACAGTCCCAGAGTTGCCTATCAGAGGAAATGTGTCTCCCCCAGCCTGCAGGAGCACAATCtgggaaacagagaaaaaaactgtaaaaatactttttaaaaaacatgtctcACAGGAAGGTTAGTGCACACCTTTACCCCCAGCACCAGACAGGCAGAGggtagacctctgtgagtttgaggccaggcatgactacacagtgagacaaacTAACAGACAGACTCCAGCTCACAAACTAACCGACAGATCCCAGGCAAACGTGCAGGCAGGCTGGACACATCCTGAAGAGCACTGTTCACCTTCTTTGAGGAGGCGTTTCATTGGCCTGGAGGCCATCAGGAGGCCCTTCTGCCTTTCTGACACGGGGTGACAAGCATGGGCCACCATACTCAGCACTTTTTCCATGGCTGAGGAGAATGAGCCTCAAGTCTAGACACAAGGCAGCACTTTACTGACCAAGCCCAGCCCACTGCCTGTCCTCAAGCGGCTGAAGGCAAGTTCGAGTCTTTAACAGATTGTTTTTAAGAAcggtgcatgtgtacatgtctgtgggTGACGTGATGTGCACGTGAGGGCAGGTGCTCAGAGAAGCCAGGGCATCAGATCGCTGGGAGCTGGAGTTGTTGTCAGCTACAACACAGGTGCTGGGAGCCCAGCGTGGATCTTCTTCAAGAGCAGGGCGTCCTCTAAGCCTTGAGCCTCTCCccggccatctccccagcccagcagACTTCATTTACAAGCCTAAGCAGCAGGTGGAGGGTCAGGTGCCATCCCACCCTGTCCCACCCCGTAGCAGGCCACACCTCAGAGGCCACACTGAGTATGCCGGTGACTGTGCTGAGGTCACTGCCATGAGGTTCTGTCTACCCTGGCAAGCTTAGAAAAAGGGTTGTGATTTGCCAAGGCACCAAgaggcagagggcacagaggtgaCACTGGGCACAGCAGTCCATTTCCAGACTGAAGCTGCCACCTCTTGAATGCTTCCTCTCCAGCTAGGGCTTGGAACAAGTCAACTCACAGCCCTTTCCTTCTGGGTGGGGAGGCCCAGCACAGCCACCCACCAGGCTGCCATGAGTGGACCTGGGTCTATCTACTCTGCTAGCTCAACAGATATCTCACTCTCTACACAGGCTCCTGGGAGCTAGGAAAGGGAGCTTGGAACTTGTCCCGTGGGATAAACATTAGGCCAATGGCTTCCCCCGGATGTGGATGGCACATCCACAGTGAGGATCTGGGGTAGAGGATGGCACAGTGGAGGTGGAGCGAAGGCCATAGTCAGGGCAGTAAGCAGGGactgcaggtggttgtgaacaCCTCCGAGGGAAGAAGGTGGCTAGCGTGAGATGGAGACCTGGAAAGCTTGTCCCCGGGGACTGGAGGGTGTGGCCCTGTGTGCATGCTATACTGGCACAGAGGCAAGGAAATGGGAGACAGACATGGTGGGAGGTGCGCAGGGAGCTTCTGCGAGCTGAGCCACTGCTCTGAACTGCCCAGAGGCACGTGGAAGGCAGTGCCCAGGGGAAAGTGGGTCTGCTTCTGGGCAAGACACCAGTGATGTGAGGAGTGTACCAGCAGGCCAAGCTAGATCTGAGGTGCCCCAAGAGGTGGCCAAGCCCCGGGCCCCAGGGCTGAGTAGTCACAAGGAGTCCCAAAGCCCTGCTCACCTTCTGCTTGTGCAGGGCATTTTTCTCCAGCCCATCCACATGCAGGAGCTTCTTGGCCACCCCGATGCAGGGCAGCTCTGTAAGGACGCCAAGGTGGCAGGCCACCCCGAAGCCTTCAGGGGAGCGAAGGGAGAGAGtagggtggtgggggtgggatggggagccACCACGATCTCTCATCCATCTATACACACCAACTCTTGGGCTGAATTGAGTGACAGCACCAGTGTTCAGGAGGGCTGTGGGAGCCTCCTTCTTCTGACAGCGCAGCTGAACTACAGCGCACAGGTGCTCTTGACTCTTCACCCTCTCCATCTGCTGCTGTCCCCGATGGCCTGGGCCTTCTGTCAGGGCACCTGCATTGTAGTGGCTGGGAACACACATCCAGCAGTGGCCTGCTGGCCCAGAACTGCTGTCCGGATTAGTGTGTGTCTATCCTTTGGCTCTGGGTCCATGGTTTCTAGCCAGAGCCCTCTCATTCCTGATGGCTATGAAGGCCAACAGCTCCCTCATGCCCTATACGAGTGCCACTGTACTCTTCCTCAGGACAGTGCCCTGGCATGCACAGGGATAGAGCCTGCCAGGTAGCTCAGGGCCAGTGTGGGCATGGCGGTAACCTGAGCTCAGCCCGGCGACCCTTTAGTTATCGGCCAGCCTAGAGCAGGCACAGGGGAAGGGCCGGTGTAGGGCACCATGGGAAGTGGGTACAGAGGTGGGGTGCAAGGAGGGCCTCCGCTGGGTGGAAAACAGCCTACTCTCCATGGCAcccatctgactctttcaggaGAATTACCTCGTTGGTGAAGCACCCCGTTTCCATCCACAAGAAGGACCTATAGAGCCACAGGGGAGTCGGTCAGCAGGCCGTCCTGAGACAGCAACGAAGATCTGTACTTTGAAAACCTTGTCCCCTTCCCTTTATGGGTGGCAGGGGCCTGAGGGGACCTTCCCTCCCTGAGCACAAGCAGAGGGTCCTCCCCACCTTAGGGGACACCTACCTGGGGCATGATGTCTGGCTCCTTCtcttgcagctgctgtaccaacTCCACTAGGAAAGGCACCTCTCGGAAGGCCAGGAAGCCTGACACATAGGGGGCCTTCAGGCCAACCATGCGGCTGTCCTCATACACCACCTGACAGCAAGGCAACAGGGACGCGTCAGATGTTGCCTGCAACCACCTGCTCCATTTcatttctctgcctcccacccaTGGCTCCCACCCGTGGCCAGGATGAGCCCAGGGTCTGAGAGACAGGGTGAAACGGTCCGCCTGCAAGTGGGTGCTGGAGCGTCAACTTAAATTCCATCTCACAGGTGCTTGCATGGGACCTGGTGCGGATGAGAGCCCCGAGACCTAGTGTACAGGGAATATACCCTTAGGGCCTGGTGTGTATGGGGAGCAGCGCCAGCCCTGAATCTCAGCTCTTTCAGGAGCTTGGCTGAGGTGATGGCCGGCCTCAGGCCGACCCACTCCTTGTACTCCTGGCTCATTCCCTGTCAGTGTGAGCTCAGGGAGGCCGAAGGCTCGGAGTATACCCCAGGTGAGTATGCTGTGAACCTGGCAGTACTGGATGCACCTCAGAAGAACCATGGGAAAAGGCCAAGCAAGTGGCACAGGGCTTTGAAGTCCCCAGAGCATTTGGAGGCgggcgggtgggtgggtgggcgggtgggCGGTAGTGCCTTTAGAGCCAGGCAAGCTGCAAAAACTGAGCCCCAAAGAACGGGGAGACTCGGGAGAGCTCAGGACAGTGGGCCTTGTGCATTCTGTGAGGAGGCGTGGAGGATGTAGGGGAGCAGATGGCTTTCAGGAGGAGTTGGGGACAACCCAAGGCCTTTCTTAGGTCTTCTCTAGCAGAAAGACTAGTTTTCAAACTAAAAGCACCTTACCGTCTGAAGATGGCCAGCTCCTCAACTGAACACTAAGCACACAGCACAGGGTAGTGACTGTGGGCCTCCATCAGCCTCACTGGCCTGCTGTGCAGACCCACTCCTACTGTGTCCTTCAGAACCCTCCCCACCCAGGCTCTTGATGAGAGCTTCCAGACCACAATTCCCAAGGGGCCCTGAGGCCCTGAGGCTGACTCTGTACCCAAGTGTGCCTAGAGAACTGGCTACTGGGTGCTGGGGCTTGGCCTCCTAACACTTTCACTGAAGAATCAGGAGGAAACTTCTCAAAGCTGCAATGACTCCAAGTGAGGTGTTTACTCAGAGTCTGACTCAAGACAGCAAAGGATAGAGACCACTACAGAGAAACACAATGGATCCAAATGCAGCTGTTGACCCAGGTCCAACTGACACACACCTGCAACACAGCTCCTGCCCCTAAGGCGTGGGGATCGCTGAAACCAGCTGGTGgtaagactgtaagagccagaggaacacgACTGCCTTGAGACTGTGgctcctaggaatgtcagaagctgCAGTCATGAATTCCCACCAGCATGGCTGCCTTAATGACCAGCAGGTGGATGACACCGACAGACATGCTGACAGGGACAGGGGAGAGCTCAGAAGGCCTCAGTTCTAGACAAAGAACCACAGGccactgaggaatgctgggagcagGAAAGGCATCTGCCGTGGGGAAGAGCACCTCTTTGGTTAACCAATGGCCAACCCTGAAGTCACGTACACATAAATAACATTCCACAGGGAGCAGTGAGGTGGTAAACGGGAGAGTTTGCAGGGCgtgaagggagaggggaagactTGTAATCATACTGTAATACCaaaaaataattaaggaaaaaGCTTAGAGCCTTAAGCTCAACTTACACAGATGTGCGTGGACATTAGATTCATGGACACACATGGACTTATTGTATTGGGTGAACTATGATTGCTGGATGACTGTATCTAGTTATGTAGGTACGTTAGGTGTGAGATGCAGAGATGGATCCTGCTGACAGCATCACTAGGGGCCGCCAGCAAACGAGGCAGTGTAAGGTACTGTGGTCTTCAGATAGAGCCAACAGGAAGCAGTAGGAAGGTGGGGAAGACTCCTTCCTTCTAAGACAGCACTCACAAGGAAAGCTCAGACAGAGAAGTATCTTCTTCCCATGGGAAAGGATGCACTGGGTACACACAGGTGGCCAGCTATGGGAGGAGCTAGCCCACAGGCCGCCATCAGTCAAGGATAGCATGGAAAGAATTCCTGACTGTCTAAAGGTGGACCATTAATTCTCCAAGTGGGGTTAGTGTATGGGGAACCTGCTGTAGGAGATGGCTTTCCCCAGTAAATAGGCTGTGGCTCTGGAATGGTATTTAACAGCTTTACTGTGACTCACTTTACATTTTACAAAACTCAAGAATGTTAACTGGTGAGTTCTGGTGTTTCCAGCTTATGATCTAGCTTTACATGTTTTGTTTATTGTACGAGTGTTTTTGTCTGCacgtctgtaagcacaccatatgtgtggtgcccatggaggccaggagagccATGGGATTCCCCAGAACTAAGGTACAGAAGGCGGTGAGATGCCATGCGGTGCTGAGCACTGAACCAGCAAGCGATCTTTACAACTGAGCACTCTCTCTAGGCCCCAGAGCTAATTTTGGAACATCTCTTCCATTTCACCAATTGGCCTAGTCCTAAATACCAGTTATGCCCTCTTTGAACATGCTCGGCTTTAGTGTGATGACTGTGGTTTCttaagagaggctggagagatagctcaatggttaagcgTACTGGCTACCCTTCcacagggcctgggttcaattcccagaacccacacggaGGCTGACaatcacaactgtctataactattgtttcagaaaatcaaacatcctcttctggtctccatggacatCAGGCAtgtacacagtgcacagacatacatgtaggcaaaatacacataaattaatttttgaaagtCACTTAAGGgggctgtaatctcagcacttgggaggcaaaggcaggcggatttctgagtttgaggccagcctggtctacagagtgagttccaggacagccagggctacgcagagaaaccctgtctcaaaaaacctaagTCACTTAAGGGAAATGCTGGGTATGTTCAATCCAAGAGAAAATGGATGTGGGTGGCTCCACTCCATGCGCTGGGGTCCAGGACTAAATTCAAGGAGAGAGCACTAGGCACTGGCATTCATTCCgttttctctgctttctggtcCGTGACTGAGCAAGCAGCCTCACACGCCTGCAGCCACGCCTTCCCTGATGCACCCTCAAACCGCAAGCAAAGTCAGTCCTTACATGGTTTCTGTCACGTGTAAGTAACTAATGTGCTTTGGTAGCCATAGATCTACATCTTCCAGGAGCCTGTCTATCCAATCTGTGTCTCTAAACATACTCCCAGGTGAGCCACGGATCAGGCATCTGGAAACCAATGGGCCAGGCATCTGGAAACCAATGGGCCACACCCTTCCAAAACTCTTTCCTGACTTAAAGACTACAGGAAGCAAATGCTAACTGAACGAGTAGGCACAGCTGCTGCTCTGCTCAGTGCTAGGCTACAACACAACTGTGCCATACCACTGCCTTCAAGAACCCTCAGTGACAGGGAGAGATGGCTCGCTGCCCGGGAGGTTCACATAGGTGACATGTTATGACAGCAGGCACACTAAACTCAACAGGGCTGAAAGCCACAAGCCAGGGTATTTGAGGTTGCACAGGGGAAAAGCTAGAAGATGGCATTCTGTGCCAGTTAATTCCTATACAACTTTTTaacacacctcccccccccccacagggtttttcttcatagccctggctgtcctggaactcactctgtagaccagctggcctcgaactcagaaatccgcctgcctctgcctcccaagtgctgctgggattaaaggcgtactccaccaccgcccggcctccccccaccccccccccctctctcaagacaaggtttctctgtgtagcagtggttgtcctggaactcactctgtagaccaggttggccttgcactcagacatctgcctgcctgtgactctcgagtgctgggattaaaggtgtggtgttaaggggctggagagatggctcaacggttaagagcactgactattcttcccaaggtcctgaattcaaattccagcaaccaaatggtggcacaaccattcataatgagatctgacacccttttctggagtgtctgaagacggctacagtgtgctcacatataataaataaataaaccttaaaaaacaaaagggtTGGCATTAATACCATCACATTCTAATTACCTTtcggttgctgtgataaaacactcagACTGTTAGCAACTGGGGGAGAAAAGGGTCCACCACTAAGTCGTAGGACTCAAGCAGGAACTGAGGGGAAACCATGGAGCTACGACAGTACTCACTGAGCTAGCTCtcttacacagcccaggcctACCTGCCTAGGGACACTGAGGGACTTCCCAGAGGGAGCTTCTCAATAATCAATCAAGATAGTCTCTTACAGACATGGCCATAGGTCAATCTGAGGCCATTCTTCTACTGACTCTCTCCTCCCGCTTTCAAGGTGACACCAGATTGTGTCAAGGTAACAGAAACTGACTAGGACAATCTTTCTCAGAAGGTCAGAAGGAAACAGAGGAGCAAGGGTAGTGTGGGGTGCAGTAGACCCAGGGTGTCCACACAAGCCACTAGTGCCATTGTCTGTTCCCTTACCCACTACATATCATAGAGACTATCCAGGGAGCCACAAGAACATGAGCCTACTTCCTACCACATGCCTTCCTCCGAACAGAGGCCTTTTGCATGTGTTGAACTGGAACTTAAAGGGGCCTTCTGGGCAAGGCACAAAGCcatagaggcaggaaga
Proteins encoded in this region:
- the Endov gene encoding endonuclease V isoform X1 encodes the protein MAHTAAEWPPEETLSLWKGEQARLKARVVQRDTEAWQRDPSFSGLQKVGGVDVSFVKGDNVRACASLVVLSYPELKEPQSQGSRVPLALTVLPPAGFSDPHALGAGAVLQVVYEDSRMVGLKAPYVSGFLAFREVPFLVELVQQLQEKEPDIMPQVLLVDGNGVLHQRGALTEGPGHRGQQQMERVKSQEHLCAVVQLRCQKKEAPTALLNTGAVTQFSPRVGVYRWMRDRGGSPSHPHHPTLSLRSPEGFGVACHLGVLTELPCIGVAKKLLHVDGLEKNALHKQKIVLLQAGGDTFPLIGNSGTVLGMALKSHDHSTKPLYVSVGHRISLEVAVRLTHHCCRFRIPEPIRQADIRSREYIRRTLGHPGGSPAQRKDRSQKEQRPNTCPHGGPGAPADPGRPPEGSSTDPKNPEPGVWEKEDQQSEGPGRQEDSALWPPSPAWVQSPP
- the Endov gene encoding endonuclease V isoform X4 — encoded protein: MAHTAAEWPPEETLSLWKGEQARLKARVVQRDTEAWQRDPSFSGLQKVGGVDVSFVKGDNVRACASLVVLSYPELKEPQSQGSRVPLALTVLPPAGFSDPHALGAGAVLQVVYEDSRMVGLKAPYVSGFLAFREVPFLVELVQQLQEKEPDIMPQVLLVDGNGVLHQRGALTEGPGHRGQQQMERVKSQEHLCAVVQLRCQKKEAPTALLNTGAVTQFSPRVGVYRWMRDRGGSPSHPHHPTLSLRSPEGFGVACHLGVLTELPCIGVAKKLLHVDGLEKNALHKQKIVLLQAGGDTFPLIGNSGTVLGMALKSHDHSTKPLYVSVGHRISLEVAVRLTHHCCRFRIPEPIRQAARNGKTCPGPGYSCVYPSG
- the Endov gene encoding endonuclease V isoform X2, yielding MAHTAAEWPPEETLSLWKGEQARLKARVVQRDTEAWQRDPSFSGLQKVGGVDVSFVKGDNVRACASLVVLSYPELKVVYEDSRMVGLKAPYVSGFLAFREVPFLVELVQQLQEKEPDIMPQVLLVDGNGVLHQRGALTEGPGHRGQQQMERVKSQEHLCAVVQLRCQKKEAPTALLNTGAVTQFSPRVGVYRWMRDRGGSPSHPHHPTLSLRSPEGFGVACHLGVLTELPCIGVAKKLLHVDGLEKNALHKQKIVLLQAGGDTFPLIGNSGTVLGMALKSHDHSTKPLYVSVGHRISLEVAVRLTHHCCRFRIPEPIRQADIRSREYIRRTLGHPGGSPAQRKDRSQKEQRPNTCPHGGPGAPADPGRPPEGSSTDPKNPEPGVWEKEDQQSEGPGRQEDSALWPPSPAWVQSPP
- the Endov gene encoding endonuclease V isoform X3 — translated: MAHTAAEWPPEETLSLWKGEQARLKARVVQRDTEAWQRDPSFSGLQKVGGVDVSFVKGDNVRACASLVVLSYPELKEPQSQGSRVPLALTVLPPAGFSDPHALGAGAVLQVVYEDSRMVGLKAPYVSGFLAFREVPFLVELVQQLQEKEPDIMPQVLLVDGNGVLHQRGALTEGPGHRGQQQMERVKSQEHLCAVVQLRCQKKEAPTALLNTGAVTQFSPRVGVYRWMRDRGGSPSHPHHPTLSLRSPEGFGVACHLGVLTELPCIGVAKKLLHVDGLEKNALHKQKIVLLQAGGDTFPLIGNSGTVLGMALKSHDHSTKPLYVSVGHRISLEVAVRLTHHCCRFRIPEPIRQEPEGAETKYMSPRRPRSTCRSRQAS
- the Endov gene encoding endonuclease V isoform X5 is translated as MAHTAAEWPPEETLSLWKGEQARLKARVVQRDTEAWQRDPSFSGLQKVGGVDVSFVKGDNVRACASLVVLSYPELKEPQSQGSRVPLALTVLPPAGFSDPHALGAGAVLQVVYEDSRMVGLKAPYVSGFLAFREVPFLVELVQQLQEKEPDIMPQVLLVDGNGVLHQRGFGVACHLGVLTELPCIGVAKKLLHVDGLEKNALHKQKIVLLQAGGDTFPLIGNSGTVLGMALKSHDHSTKPLYVSVGHRISLEVAVRLTHHCCRFRIPEPIRQADIRSREYIRRTLGHPGGSPAQRKDRSQKEQRPNTCPHGGPGAPADPGRPPEGSSTDPKNPEPGVWEKEDQQSEGPGRQEDSALWPPSPAWVQSPP